One window from the genome of Mauremys mutica isolate MM-2020 ecotype Southern chromosome 4, ASM2049712v1, whole genome shotgun sequence encodes:
- the SRP14 gene encoding signal recognition particle 14 kDa protein isoform X2, whose translation MPAFSQREMVCGLFLTELTRLFQKCRTTGSVYITLKKYDGRTKPIPRKGHVEGFEPADNKCLLRATDGKKKISTVVSSKEVNKFQMAYSNLLRANMDGLKKKDKKSKNKKSKATQ comes from the exons ATGCCTGCTTTCAGCCAGAGAGAGATGGTGTGTGGTTTG TTCTTGACAGAACTAACAAGGCTTTTTCAAAAATGCAGAACCACAGGGAGTGTTTACATAACACTGAAAAAAT ATGATGGTCGAACAAAACCCATTCCACGTAAGGGCCATGTGGAAGGTTTTGAGCCAGCGGACAATAAATGTCTTCTGAGAGCAACGGATGGGAAGAAAAAGATTAGCACAGTG GTAAGCTCAAAGGAAGTAAACAAATTCCAGATG GCCTATTCCAACCTGTTGAGAGCTAACATGGATGGCCTGAAGAAGAAAGACAAGAAAAGCAAAAATAAGAAAAGTAAAGCAACCCAGTGA
- the SRP14 gene encoding signal recognition particle 14 kDa protein isoform X1 encodes MAARSERLFRFRGRRRRRVGAMVLLESEQFLTELTRLFQKCRTTGSVYITLKKYDGRTKPIPRKGHVEGFEPADNKCLLRATDGKKKISTVVSSKEVNKFQMAYSNLLRANMDGLKKKDKKSKNKKSKATQ; translated from the exons ATGGCCGCGCGCTCGGAGCGGCTCTTCCGGTTCCGgggcaggcggcggcggcgggtcggCGCGATGGTGCTGCTGGAGAGCGAGCAG TTCTTGACAGAACTAACAAGGCTTTTTCAAAAATGCAGAACCACAGGGAGTGTTTACATAACACTGAAAAAAT ATGATGGTCGAACAAAACCCATTCCACGTAAGGGCCATGTGGAAGGTTTTGAGCCAGCGGACAATAAATGTCTTCTGAGAGCAACGGATGGGAAGAAAAAGATTAGCACAGTG GTAAGCTCAAAGGAAGTAAACAAATTCCAGATG GCCTATTCCAACCTGTTGAGAGCTAACATGGATGGCCTGAAGAAGAAAGACAAGAAAAGCAAAAATAAGAAAAGTAAAGCAACCCAGTGA